The Polyangium mundeleinium genome contains the following window.
GCGACGTACCGACCGGCGGCGTGCAGGTCACCGTCGAGGGCTCGCTCAAGTCGGCGGCCGATTTCGAGGCCACGCTCGTCATGGCGAAGTGCACCTCGAAGTACGACCCCAAGACCCACGAGATGACGCAGGGCGAGGCGAAGGGGATGCCGATCAACTGATCGGAGCGGCTCCAAAGAAAAACGCCGGGCGCCCTGGAGAAGGGGCCCGGCGTTTTCGTTTTCATTCGTTCATTCGGGCTCGGCTTGGCCCCGGTTTCGCGGGGTGGGGGCCGGGGGCAGCTCTTCGGGCGGCATCGCGGGCGCGGGCTCGCTCGTCGGGGCGGGTCTGTCCGCGGGCTCCGGCGGCGGGGGCGCCTCGCGCGGCGGCTCCACAGCTTTCGGCTCCGGGGCGGCGGGCGCGCGTGCGGGCTCCTCGTCGCCCTTGTCCTTCACCGTCGACGTGCCCAGGGGCAAACCGGACTTCTTCGACGGGAACGGCGAGTCGCCCTTGCCGCGGCCTCGCCCGGCGGCCGGGCCGTCGGTCGAGTGCGGATCGAACTTCAGCCGCGACAGCGCGCCGTGCGCGTGCCAGCCGTAGAACCCGTCTTGCCGTTTGGCTCGCTTGATCTTCGGATCGGCCAGCTCGAAGAGCGACGGCGCGCTCGAGCCTGGCGCGCCGAGCAACGACTTCGTCAGATCGCTCTTGTTGCGGTAGGCGTCGGTGAACTTGAAGCGCACGTAGAGGTCGGCGGCCGAGCTGTTCCACGGCTCGCGCACGTTCACCTTCCCGTCGCCGGCGAGCTCGATGTCGGAGCCGTTCGCTTCGAGCTTCGTGACCTTGAGGACGCCTTCCTTTGCCTCGGCCGCGATCACGAGATCCCCGAGCTTCGCCTCGGGCAGCGCGATCTGGCCTTTGATCTTCGACTTCCCGTCGCCGACGACCATCTCGGCGATCGTCAGGTCGAGCGCGCCGTTTGCCTTGCTGAACTTCCCGCCCTCGGCCGCGAGCTCGAACGTCCCCTTCGCGACGCCTTTCACCGGCACGCCGAGGAAGTCCTTGATCACGTCGACCTTCGCGAGGTTCACGCCTTCGAGCTCGACCTCCACGGGCCCGCTCGAACCGCCGACGGGCACCGTGCCTTTGACCTCGCCCTCGAAGGCCTTGGCCCAGAACTTGATGCGCACGCGGCCGAGGAAGAGCGGCAGGATCTGCAGCCGCGCCTCCACCTCTTCGACCTCGATCACGCTCTCCTTCGGGGCGGGTTTGTCCTTGTCGGTGCTGCTGCCGAAGGGGCCGGACGCGCTCGACGACGTGTCGTCGCTCGGAGGCAGGTAGAGCCGGACGCCCGTCGCCTCGACGCCCGTGAACCAGTACGAATCGAGCTCGTCGATCTCCAGCCGTTGCCCCGCGCTTTTGCCTTTTTGCGCGGCCTGGAACTCGGCGACGAGGCGATCCTTCAGGCGATCCCAGGGGAAGGCCACATAAAAGAAGAGCCCGAGGCAGAAGCAATAAAGCGCCGGGTAGGCGAGGAATTTTACAATACGCAGGAAACGGGCCTTCACGGGGTCTTTTCCTCCTCGGCCGTATCCTTCGGCTCGCCCTTGTCCTTGTCTTTTTCTTTCGCGTCGGGCTTGCGGTCGTAGGCGCTCACGCCGAGCTCCACCTCGTACGAGTCCGGCTCGCCGGCGCGCGGGCGGATGTTGAGGCGCGTCACCGCGACGGCGTGGCCCGATTGCTCGATCCGCTCGATCGTCTTCACGAGCGCCAGCATGCCGACCTTGTGCATCTTCACCACGGTGAGACGCTCAGAGTACTTCTTCCCGTGCGGGACCTCGGGTTTGTCCTGCGCGTCCGCGATCGTGATCCCGTTCTGCTTCGCGGCGTCCTCGATGAAGCCGGCGAGCGCGGGGGCGGGGCGGCCGTACCGCGCGAGCAGCGCGTCTTGCTTCGCCTTGCGCTCGGCGACCGAGAGGCGCGCTTTGTAGACCTCGTCGATGAGGGCGCGGATCTCGTCGTTCTCGGTGCGCGACGAGCTCACGGCGCTCCAGGCGTAGATCGGCATCGCGAGCACGAGCAGCGCCGCCATGATGCCGACGAGGACGCCGAGCAGCTTGCGCTCGCGCGGCTCGAGTTTTTCAAGGCGCTCCGCGAACGTCACTTGCCTTCCTCCTTGCCGGCCGCGGGCGAGGACGAGTCCGCCGTGTCAGCGGCGCCCGAGGGTTTCGTCGTGGTCTTTTTCTTCTTGTCGTCGCACTTCACGTCGAGCTCGAGCACGTATTTCTGTTTGCCCTCGCTGAACTGGGCCGTGCGGCTGATCTTCACGTCCTTGAAGCACTTGTGCTCCTTCATCTTGTCCGCGATCGCCTGCGCGTCGGGGATCGAAGGAACCGTGCCTTGAATCGAGACGTGGCCGCGGTTCACGTCGAACTCGAGGACGTCGTGCGTGATCTCCTTGGGCACGACCTCCGAGAGTTTCACCATGACGTCGAATGCGTCCGCGCGCGGCAGCGGGTCCTCGTCGGTGCTGCCGGGGCCCTTGTCGAGCATGCTGCGCGCTTTCTCCGGCTCCTTCGTCTCCTCGTCGAACACGTCGCCCGTCGCCGTTTCGAGCCGCGAGAGGAGCATTTCCTTCTCGGCCGAGAGGCTCCGGTGCTGGGCGAGCAAGCTGAAGCCGAAGCTCACGACGACCGCGGCGGCGAGGCCCGCGAGGAGCGGGATCTTTTCGCGGAGGAACGGATAACTTCGCGCGGCTTCGAGGCCGCCCTGGCGCAGGTTGAGGCCGCGTGCTTTGCCGGCGAGGCCCATCGCGAGGCCAATGGCCTTCGCGAAGCGCGGGAGCATCGATTCTTGCTCGGCCGTGACGCCTTCGAGGCGCGGCTTCGGCAAGGGCAGGATCGTGATGCCGAGCTCGGTCGCGAGATACGCCTCCGCGCCCTGCGCGCTCGCCCCGCCGCCGACGAGGTACATGCCCGCGAGCGGGCTGCCGCCCGAGGCGCGCCATGCAGCCAGGGTTTGTCGCAACTCACGCGAGAGCGCGGGCGCGCTCCCGGGCAAACCGAGCGTGCCGCGCGAGAGCGTGCGCGCGAAGACGGGGTCGCCGCCGCGCAGGATCACGATGTCGCTCGTGGCCTCGCCGAGATCGAGGATCGCGACGGGCAGCGCAGCCTCGCCCGCGGCGGCCTCTTTGCCGAATGGCTTTTCGATTTCGGGCATCACGCCCGCGAGGTTCGCGAGCGGCAGCGCGCCCGTGCCGACGCGCTCGGGCTCCATGCCGAGGGCCTCGCGCACGGCGTCGATGCGCTGCTTGACGTCCTCGATGCGCGCGATGGCCGCGAAGATCGGCACGGTGTCGCCGCCCGGGTTCTTGTCCATGCGGTAATCGAACACCGCGTCCGTGATCTCGAACGGGATCAGGGATTCGAGCTCGAACGGCAGGACGTTGTCGATCTCCTTCAGCGCCGACGTTGGCATGTCGATCGACCGGAAGAACGTCCGCTCGCCCGAGATCGCGATCGAGATCGCGTCGGCCTTGTGGCCGCCCACGGCGGCGCGGATGGCGTCGATTTCGAGGCCGGTGACGGGCGCCTCGCCGAGGGCCTCGAGCGTGATCTTGCGGTACGAGAGGCGCAGGAGCGCCACCCTCACCACCGCTTTGCCGACGTCGATACCGAGAATTTTGGACATCGTGATGCTCTCTCGAGGAAACCTAATCGATGCGATAATAGACGATCTTGCCGAGCGGGTTCGTGGCGAGCGCGGTCAGCGGATCGATCGTGCTGCCCGTGGCCGTGCCGCCGGCCGAGGTCGTGCCTCCCGTGGCCGCTCCCTGTGCGAGCCCCTGCGCGGACGTCGAGCCGGTCGCCGTGCCGCCCGTGAGCGGATCGACGCCGCGCGTGTCCACGACGGCGTGGACACGCACGCGCGTCGTGCGCTTGCGGCCGGGGACGACGCCCTCGGCGTAAATGCTGAAGACCTTGCTCGTGACGGTGAATTGCTTGGACGCGCCCGCGTTGAGCCCGCACGGCAGGCCCGCCTGCGCAAGCAGCGGCGTGAGCATCGGCCCGAGCATCGCACCGAGCGCCCCGGGGACGGTGCCCGTCTTGAGGAGATTGGGGAAGTCAGCGGGCTTGGAGAAAATGGGGATCGGGAACGTCTTGAGGACGCCGAGGAGGCCGAGGAACTGTGCCTGGATGGTCGGGTCGGTGCAAAGGGGAATGCCCTGCGTCGCGTTCGATTGTGTCGCGCCCGCGCCGCCCGAGCAGACGGAGCAAGCCGCCGCGAGCAAGGTCTGCGGGTTCGCGGTGTTCACGTTGACGGCTTTCTGGCCCCAGACCGTGAGCGTGCGTGATTTCGGATCGTCCGGGTTCGGCTCGACGAACGTCGCCCAGAAGTCGTCGCCGACGCCGCGGATGAGGCGCAGCTCTTCGAGCGAGTCGTACGCGGCGTTCTTGCGGCGATACTCGAGTCCGATCGTCTGGTAATAGTTGTCCTCGGCGCCCGTGGACCCTTGGGCCTGCGAGCCGACGTAACACGTCGAGAGGTTCTCGTCCTGATCGGCCCAATCGGTCAGGGCGCCGCAGATCGTCTGCATCGTCGAATACTGGCCGTCGGGGTCCGTGCCCTCGAACATCGGCGCGTATTGCGGGCCCTGCATGTGGCTGACGAGCAATCGTTCGAGATCGATGTCCGGGATCGGCGCGGCCCGGTTCACGTTGATCTTCGAATCCTCGTCGACGATCTTGACCGTGAACGAGCCGCCCGTGATGCCGAGGCCCTTGCCCTGCGTGGTATCGACGCCGAGCATTCCCCCGAACGTGGCCATTCCGGTCTCGTCATTGAAGGGGCCGAGCGCGATGTCGGTGAACTCCCAGACGGGGAGCTGCTTGAAGGGCAACGGGAGAGGGACGCTCGTGCGGATCGTCGGCTCGGAGGCAATGAGCAGGCGCGAGAGGTTCACGGCGCTCTTCGCGAGGTATTCGGCCTTGAGCGCGTCCCGGTCCGCGAGCGCGGCGGCGAGCTCGGAGGTCGTCTCCTGCTGCAACTCGGTGAGAAACACCGTGAGCACGGTGATGGCGCCGAGCACCATGAGCAGCGCGACGCCGCGGCGCTCTCGTTTTCGCCTGCGGAGCTTCCTGGCCTCCTTTTCGCGGTTCGGCTCTTTCATGGCTCAGTTCGCGAAATCGAGGGCGAGCTGCATCGCGGGGGAGACGCGCGAGCGAAGGACGATCGGCTTGCCGCCGGGACCGCCATTCAGCACGAGCGTGATGAGGACCTGCTGGGGCAGGCGCCAGGGCTGGCCCGTGACCTGCGTCGTGTCCCAGGTGTCGACCCATTCGGAGATGGTGGCGTCGAAATACTGGATGTCGAAGCTCTGCACGTCCTCGACGAGGACGTTCACGACGCCGCCCTTTTGCGGCTCCATGTCGAGGAATTTGTCCTCGCGCCGGACGAGGTCCAGCGTGCCTGCTTCGTTTCGCGCGCCGAAATAACCGATCTCGCATTGATCGGACTCGTGCGCGTCGCGGGAGAGGCGTCGGTGCGCGAAGGAGGTGAAATCGAGGCGATCGAACGTGCCCTCGTCCTGGCCGATGAACCCGGTCTTGCGGACCTGCTGCGAGATCATCGTGGAGCTGTTCGTGTAATCGCCGTGCTTCGAGACGAACGCCGCCTGGATCTCGCGCGACATGCGTTGAATGGCAGCGCGGCCCTGGTGGTATCGGTCGTTCATCCCCGTGATGCCCTTGCGCGAGCGGGACATGCCGTCGAACGCGCCATAGATGAGCGAGCCGATGAGGGCGAGAACGCCGATCGAGACCATCGCTTCGAGCAGCGTGAGGCCACGAATCGATGCACGACGACGCGTCTTCATCGGCCCATGCCTCCCCCGGGCATGCCCGGGAAACCCGTCCGCGTGCCGCCGCCGAAAGGATTGCCGCCGCCCGTGGGCCCGCCGCCCGTGGCATTCGTGCCGCCACCCGTGATCCCGCCGCCTGTGGGGTTCATCTGGGCCTCGACGGCGTCGAGCGCGTCGTTCGTGATGAGCGTCGGCTTCGGGTTCGTCACCCATTGCACGACGTCGAAGGAATGCTCGCGGGTGCCCTCGGTCCACGTGACCGTGACCGTGACGCGGCGGGTGTTTGTCTCGAAGATCGACTTGAGCGCCGGATACACGAACGTGCCGACGAGCTGGAGCATGCCGCCGAGCGCATCTGCGCCCGTGGCGCCGCCAAGCGCGCCCGCGACGTCGCCGAGGCCGCCGCCCGCGAGGTCGCCCGCCGCAGGGGGCGTCGCGCCGCCGGCGAGGCCGAGCAGGCCGCCCATCGCACCGAGCCCACCCGCGGCGCCCGCGGTGCTCGAGGGATTCGCGCCGCCATTTTGCGTCGAGCTGAGATCGAGGCCGGTGTCGAGCTCCATTTCGCCGGGTTTCGGCTCGGGGAACTGCGGCTTTTCGATCTTCCACGTGCACTTCAGGTTCGGCGTCTCGTCGCCCTCGCAACAAGGGCCGCTCTCGATTTCTTCGAGCTCCTGAAAGCCTTCGCGAAAAAGGTGCTCTTCGACCTCGCCCATCTTGCAGCGGGCGAGGGAGGTGGCGACGCTCAGGTTCCGCGCGTGGGACGAGGCGGAGAACGCGCCCGCCTGCGCCGAGAGGATCGCGGTCAGACCGAGGCCCAGGATCGCGACGGCGACCATGACCTCGAGCAGCGTGAATCCTCTCCGTTTCATATCGATCTCCCCAGACCCCTCAGAAACCGGAATCGCGGGCCTCCGATTCCTCGGAATCGTCGCGCGGCCTTTGCATTTCGACGCGCCCCTTCTGGAGCGACGTCTTGCCCGTGAGCGGCGAGACGAGCACCGTCATGATGTCGCGCTCCGGATCCGCCTCCGCGGGATTGCCGAGCACGACCTGGATTGCCGCTCGCTCCGTCTGCCCCCCGGGCCAGAAATAAAGATACGCGCGGTCCTCCTCGATCGGCTCCTCCTGATGCGAGGTGTCGATCGAGAGGAATCGCACGCCGTCGGCGAGGTCCTTGCCCGGCTTTTCGCCCTGCGGCTCGAATCCAAACGCCTTCGTGGGCGTGAATGAGGGGCGCGGCGCGCGAGGACCCTTCACGATCCGCTCCGCCTCCTCCATCGCCTTCTGCTCGATCTCCGTGGCGGCCGCCGCGCCGCCCGTCTTGTCCTTCTTGTCGACCGAGAGCTGGCCCGCGCCCTCTTCCAGAATCACCATCCGCTGCTCGAAATCGAACACGAGCCGCACGGGCTTTCCAATCGCATTGGCGTGCCCATAGGCGACCCGTACCGCGCTGGCGATCATCACCGTCGATTGCCTGAGCCGCGCGCGCCGAAGCGTGCCGAGCCCGACCACCGCCGTCCCCGTCACGAGGGTCATGATCGCCAGGGTGATGAGGACCTCCACCAGCGTCATGCCACGCCGACCACGCGATCGCGCGGGGGCATGGCATGTCGCAAGAGGAGCGGAGGCG
Protein-coding sequences here:
- the gspN gene encoding type II secretion system protein GspN; this encodes MKARFLRIVKFLAYPALYCFCLGLFFYVAFPWDRLKDRLVAEFQAAQKGKSAGQRLEIDELDSYWFTGVEATGVRLYLPPSDDTSSSASGPFGSSTDKDKPAPKESVIEVEEVEARLQILPLFLGRVRIKFWAKAFEGEVKGTVPVGGSSGPVEVELEGVNLAKVDVIKDFLGVPVKGVAKGTFELAAEGGKFSKANGALDLTIAEMVVGDGKSKIKGQIALPEAKLGDLVIAAEAKEGVLKVTKLEANGSDIELAGDGKVNVREPWNSSAADLYVRFKFTDAYRNKSDLTKSLLGAPGSSAPSLFELADPKIKRAKRQDGFYGWHAHGALSRLKFDPHSTDGPAAGRGRGKGDSPFPSKKSGLPLGTSTVKDKGDEEPARAPAAPEPKAVEPPREAPPPPEPADRPAPTSEPAPAMPPEELPPAPTPRNRGQAEPE
- the pilM gene encoding type IV pilus biogenesis protein PilM, yielding MSKILGIDVGKAVVRVALLRLSYRKITLEALGEAPVTGLEIDAIRAAVGGHKADAISIAISGERTFFRSIDMPTSALKEIDNVLPFELESLIPFEITDAVFDYRMDKNPGGDTVPIFAAIARIEDVKQRIDAVREALGMEPERVGTGALPLANLAGVMPEIEKPFGKEAAAGEAALPVAILDLGEATSDIVILRGGDPVFARTLSRGTLGLPGSAPALSRELRQTLAAWRASGGSPLAGMYLVGGGASAQGAEAYLATELGITILPLPKPRLEGVTAEQESMLPRFAKAIGLAMGLAGKARGLNLRQGGLEAARSYPFLREKIPLLAGLAAAVVVSFGFSLLAQHRSLSAEKEMLLSRLETATGDVFDEETKEPEKARSMLDKGPGSTDEDPLPRADAFDVMVKLSEVVPKEITHDVLEFDVNRGHVSIQGTVPSIPDAQAIADKMKEHKCFKDVKISRTAQFSEGKQKYVLELDVKCDDKKKKTTTKPSGAADTADSSSPAAGKEEGK
- a CDS encoding general secretion pathway protein GspK, which translates into the protein MKEPNREKEARKLRRRKRERRGVALLMVLGAITVLTVFLTELQQETTSELAAALADRDALKAEYLAKSAVNLSRLLIASEPTIRTSVPLPLPFKQLPVWEFTDIALGPFNDETGMATFGGMLGVDTTQGKGLGITGGSFTVKIVDEDSKINVNRAAPIPDIDLERLLVSHMQGPQYAPMFEGTDPDGQYSTMQTICGALTDWADQDENLSTCYVGSQAQGSTGAEDNYYQTIGLEYRRKNAAYDSLEELRLIRGVGDDFWATFVEPNPDDPKSRTLTVWGQKAVNVNTANPQTLLAAACSVCSGGAGATQSNATQGIPLCTDPTIQAQFLGLLGVLKTFPIPIFSKPADFPNLLKTGTVPGALGAMLGPMLTPLLAQAGLPCGLNAGASKQFTVTSKVFSIYAEGVVPGRKRTTRVRVHAVVDTRGVDPLTGGTATGSTSAQGLAQGAATGGTTSAGGTATGSTIDPLTALATNPLGKIVYYRID
- a CDS encoding type II secretion system protein GspJ — protein: MKTRRRASIRGLTLLEAMVSIGVLALIGSLIYGAFDGMSRSRKGITGMNDRYHQGRAAIQRMSREIQAAFVSKHGDYTNSSTMISQQVRKTGFIGQDEGTFDRLDFTSFAHRRLSRDAHESDQCEIGYFGARNEAGTLDLVRREDKFLDMEPQKGGVVNVLVEDVQSFDIQYFDATISEWVDTWDTTQVTGQPWRLPQQVLITLVLNGGPGGKPIVLRSRVSPAMQLALDFAN
- a CDS encoding type IV pilus modification PilV family protein, with product MKRRGFTLLEVMVAVAILGLGLTAILSAQAGAFSASSHARNLSVATSLARCKMGEVEEHLFREGFQELEEIESGPCCEGDETPNLKCTWKIEKPQFPEPKPGEMELDTGLDLSSTQNGGANPSSTAGAAGGLGAMGGLLGLAGGATPPAAGDLAGGGLGDVAGALGGATGADALGGMLQLVGTFVYPALKSIFETNTRRVTVTVTWTEGTREHSFDVVQWVTNPKPTLITNDALDAVEAQMNPTGGGITGGGTNATGGGPTGGGNPFGGGTRTGFPGMPGGGMGR
- a CDS encoding pilus assembly FimT family protein, translated to MPRASAPLATCHAPARSRGRRGMTLVEVLITLAIMTLVTGTAVVGLGTLRRARLRQSTVMIASAVRVAYGHANAIGKPVRLVFDFEQRMVILEEGAGQLSVDKKDKTGGAAAATEIEQKAMEEAERIVKGPRAPRPSFTPTKAFGFEPQGEKPGKDLADGVRFLSIDTSHQEEPIEEDRAYLYFWPGGQTERAAIQVVLGNPAEADPERDIMTVLVSPLTGKTSLQKGRVEMQRPRDDSEESEARDSGF